The following are encoded together in the Clostridiales bacterium genome:
- a CDS encoding FAD-dependent oxidoreductase — MRNYTYDVVVVGGGAAGVAAALGASRAGARTILIERNACFGGQATNAQVTAFCGFYTRGSKPDQVVMGIGEEVLARLRAYGADTRPTISKSTGNASIRFDPELMKLAYDSILSESSVKYLLHTQLIDVKNNDGIIEEITCIDDEGHFTVKAKSFVDASGNANLVNLAGIKTNWGDSEGNVQQSSLSFRIDGLPKCDILKSDLERAIKLGKSQGIKNLEKETGLIIKIPSADYGYCTIPSKILNDLSAETMTNAEIELRKQVNAYAAAFKNNIPGFEHIRVTESGPQIGIREARRIIGDATLYGIEIVKGIKSDDSIARGGWSPEMHRSNTRLEYTHIADNDYFSIPLGALKVKDAQNLWAAGRTISTDSLALGSVRVMGTGFATGHAAGVAAALTLGSKNYDVKNVQKELIRQNALI, encoded by the coding sequence TTGAGAAACTATACTTATGATGTCGTGGTTGTCGGCGGCGGAGCAGCAGGAGTCGCCGCTGCGTTGGGAGCATCCAGGGCAGGAGCCAGGACGATTTTAATCGAACGCAATGCTTGCTTTGGCGGCCAAGCAACAAATGCACAGGTCACAGCATTTTGCGGATTTTATACAAGGGGAAGCAAGCCTGACCAAGTTGTTATGGGAATAGGAGAGGAAGTTCTCGCAAGGCTCAGGGCATATGGTGCGGATACTCGACCGACCATCTCAAAATCAACCGGTAATGCTTCAATCAGGTTTGATCCCGAACTTATGAAGCTCGCCTACGACTCGATCCTTTCGGAAAGCAGCGTTAAATATTTACTGCATACTCAGCTAATCGATGTTAAAAATAATGATGGTATTATCGAGGAAATCACATGCATCGATGATGAGGGACATTTTACGGTAAAAGCCAAATCGTTTGTTGATGCCTCAGGGAATGCCAACCTTGTGAATCTTGCAGGTATCAAGACAAATTGGGGAGATTCCGAAGGGAACGTGCAGCAATCTTCGCTGTCGTTCAGGATTGACGGACTTCCAAAATGTGATATCCTGAAATCAGACTTGGAAAGAGCCATTAAACTTGGCAAAAGCCAGGGCATCAAAAATCTTGAAAAGGAAACAGGCCTTATTATCAAAATACCAAGTGCGGATTATGGGTATTGCACGATTCCAAGCAAAATATTAAACGACTTGAGTGCAGAAACTATGACAAATGCGGAAATTGAATTGAGAAAACAGGTAAATGCATATGCCGCTGCCTTTAAAAACAACATTCCAGGTTTTGAGCATATACGTGTTACCGAATCCGGTCCTCAAATCGGAATACGTGAAGCAAGGAGGATAATCGGCGATGCTACGCTTTATGGAATTGAAATCGTAAAGGGAATAAAATCAGACGACAGCATTGCAAGAGGAGGATGGAGCCCCGAGATGCACAGGAGCAACACAAGACTTGAGTATACTCATATTGCAGACAACGATTACTTTTCCATACCGTTAGGAGCCCTCAAAGTTAAAGATGCGCAAAATCTGTGGGCTGCAGGAAGAACGATATCCACGGATTCATTGGCCTTGGGTTCGGTTCGCGTCATGGGAACCGGGTTTGCAACCGGTCATGCCGCGGGAGTCGCGGCGGCTTTGACATTGGGCAGCAAAAACTACGATGTAAAAAATGTGCAGAAAGAATTGATAAGGCAAAATGCACTTATTTAA